In one window of Spartinivicinus marinus DNA:
- a CDS encoding GNAT family N-acetyltransferase, with product MGVLFFSWYDADQARDNELMLEPLGLHHAAELALQYRDPTIAQLTRLPEISNVKQAQAFIQDQQSQRHIMAVLHDNFGLVGVVSIEPLTDSFSGLPGLTLSETDTDSAGYFYFWIGTDYQCRGFGTRAARLALTQARKMGLKCLYTSVWGHNSHSQRVLGKVGFSGFADGAAGDVFDVQRELYFVVSLIE from the coding sequence TTGGGTGTCCTGTTTTTTAGTTGGTATGATGCTGACCAAGCCAGGGATAATGAATTAATGCTAGAGCCATTAGGTTTACACCATGCTGCTGAGTTAGCTTTACAATACCGTGATCCCACCATAGCCCAATTAACGCGGCTGCCAGAAATTAGCAATGTGAAACAAGCCCAAGCCTTTATTCAAGATCAGCAATCACAGCGGCATATAATGGCGGTATTACACGATAATTTTGGCCTAGTGGGTGTGGTGAGCATTGAACCGCTAACAGATAGCTTCTCAGGCTTGCCTGGCTTGACACTTTCGGAAACAGATACAGATAGTGCTGGTTATTTTTATTTTTGGATAGGCACCGACTACCAATGCCGGGGCTTTGGTACCCGAGCGGCTAGGTTGGCTTTAACACAAGCACGAAAAATGGGGTTAAAATGTCTTTATACTTCAGTATGGGGGCATAATAGCCATTCGCAGCGGGTGTTAGGCAAGGTTGGGTTTAGTGGGTTTGCTGATGGGGCTGCGGGAGATGTTTTTGATGTGCAGCGGGAGTTGTATTTTGTTGTTAGTTTAATTGAATGA
- a CDS encoding reverse transcriptase domain-containing protein → MSLIHQLASDEIIDEAFEWLCKSRKNSHYNNSVWHCRFHWQAIKPIIQKQLIAGDYRFSPCKACKIDGHSIGVWNAQDALVQKAMTLVLTKRLKPSISPCCFHLKGHGGAKAAVMKVALHCSRYTHVMKSDVKSYYASIDHAILIEQLRRVMNDEVVLDLITQFLNHLDDVNAELFFVEKGITKGSSLSPLLGALFLTELDNQLTNHAKQYNLVYE, encoded by the coding sequence TTGTCGTTGATTCATCAACTAGCCAGTGATGAGATTATTGATGAAGCCTTTGAATGGTTGTGTAAAAGCCGAAAGAATAGTCATTACAATAATTCCGTATGGCACTGTCGTTTTCATTGGCAAGCGATCAAGCCCATTATTCAAAAACAGTTAATCGCCGGCGACTATCGTTTTTCACCATGTAAAGCCTGCAAAATAGACGGACACAGTATTGGGGTTTGGAATGCTCAAGATGCGTTAGTACAAAAAGCAATGACATTGGTCCTTACAAAGAGGTTAAAGCCGTCTATTAGCCCCTGCTGCTTTCACTTAAAGGGACATGGTGGTGCCAAAGCAGCGGTAATGAAAGTTGCTTTACATTGCAGTCGTTATACCCATGTCATGAAGTCTGATGTGAAGTCTTATTATGCCAGTATTGATCATGCAATATTAATAGAGCAATTACGCAGGGTAATGAATGATGAAGTTGTTTTAGATTTAATCACGCAATTTTTAAATCATTTAGATGATGTTAATGCTGAATTATTTTTCGTTGAAAAAGGGATTACTAAAGGCTCGTCATTATCACCCTTGTTAGGTGCTTTATTTTTAACGGAATTAGATAATCAATTAACCAACCATGCCAAACAATATAATTTAGTTTATGAGTAG